The Synechococcus sp. WH 8101 sequence ATCGACCTGGTCGTCGCTGCAGAAGCCCATCACCCGCTCCACACCGGCGCGGTTGTACCAGCTGCGGTCGAACACCACGATCTCGCCGGCGCTAGGGAAATGCTCCACGTAGCGCTGGAAATACCACTGGGTTTTTTGCTGATCCGAGGGAGTGCCCAGTGCCACCACCCGACAGCCCCTGGGGTTCATCGGTTCGGTCAACCGTTTGATCGTGCCGCCTTTGCCCGCTGCGTCGCGCCCCTCGAAGAGCACGATCATCCGATAGCCCGTCGCCTTGATCCAATACTGCATCTTGACCAGATCGGTCTGGAGACGCACCAGCTCCGACTCATAGAGCTTCTTGTTGAGCCGATCACCGTTGTGGTTGCGACCTTCCAGCAGGTCATCGAGCAGCTCGGATGGATGGTCGATGTCGGCTTCACTGCCATCGAGGGCCTCAAGCACGGTGTCGGGCAGCTTGCCTTTCACCGTTTTGTGCTTGCCGCTGCCCTTGTCCTTGTGATGGTGCTTGCCGTTGTCGTGCTTGTTTTTGGCCATCGTGCGCGGGGCTGCCCTCCCCATTGGTGCCGCGATCCGTCGCCAGGACGCCGCAGAGCAAAGCTTTTCTCAACCATTGCGCGGCAAGGGCAGCGTAAGGGCGATGCCGAACCGCCCTGGAGCCGTTGGCGGCTCGCCATGCAGCCGTAGAAGTGAGCCGCCGTGGAGCTGGGCCACATGGGCAACGATGGCCAGGCCCAAACCGCAGTGTCCCTGCTGGCCTCGGGCTTCATCAA is a genomic window containing:
- the ppk2 gene encoding polyphosphate kinase 2, whose protein sequence is MAKNKHDNGKHHHKDKGSGKHKTVKGKLPDTVLEALDGSEADIDHPSELLDDLLEGRNHNGDRLNKKLYESELVRLQTDLVKMQYWIKATGYRMIVLFEGRDAAGKGGTIKRLTEPMNPRGCRVVALGTPSDQQKTQWYFQRYVEHFPSAGEIVVFDRSWYNRAGVERVMGFCSDDQVDQFMEACPQFERMIVRSGILLLKYWFSVSDKEQEARFQSRIDDPTRRWKLSPMDLEARNRWVEFSRAKDEMFAHTNIPEAPWFTVEADDKRRARLNCLRHVLSKVPWDDMTPPAIELPPRPEQGDYVRPPINEQFFVPNAYPYS